The Trichocoleus desertorum ATA4-8-CV12 sequence GCAACCCACTTTCCTTAGCAATTTATTCGGTTAAGTTGTGGCTCAATCTGCGATCGCGTCAAGACGCAAAAGCCCCTGAGTGTCAGCAATGATGCCAATTTGTGTTGCTGCTTGCATGACTGGCTTCTCCATCGTTTGCTTTGCTGCCTAACCCTACTTCGACTATGCTGCCTGAGCTAAAGGAGAATTGTCATAGTGAGCTAAGAGATCGGCTGGGTCGTTGTAAATGGCGATCGCATCCACTAGCTGCTCATCTGAGAAGCCACCAGAACGCACCGCAATTACCCCGACTCCCGCTTTGCCTGCTGCCTCAATGTCATAAGGTGTATCGCCTATCATCACAACTTCTTCTGGAGCCATTTGGCTTTTAGCTAGAGCTACTTCCACAATATCTGGCGCAGGTTTGGAATGTTCGGCATCCCCAGAGGCGGTGGCTTCATGGAGTAGATCATCTACTTGAGCGACTTTTAGTAGTATTTTCAGTTCTTCCTTAGTAGCGGAAGTCGCAATAATCAGGTGTAGGCCTTGTTCCTGCATCTTCAAAACAAGGTCTCGGCTACCATTGGCGGAATCTAATTGCTTGCCAAATTTGTTGAGAATCAGCTCTTTGCGGCGAGTACTAATCTCTTTTCCCACCCCTTCTTTGTTATTTAGATCGGACACCATCTGCGGAATGATTTGATCGCCACCCATGCCAATCAAAGGCCGCACTTTCTCAAAAGGAACTTCATAACCAGAAGCAGCAAAGGCTTCCACCCAAGCCTGAGCATGAGCATCGTTGCTCAACACTAGCGTTCCATCTACGTCCAGAATTACACCTTTAAGTGCCACTGCAATTTCCCTTTTGAGCAAATTCCTTGCATAGTGGCATAGTCTACAAATCACTTCATCAGTCTTGGAGATGAGAAGATTGAGACTCGATACTGTAGCGAGAAACCTGCATGGATTTGGCAGGGTTGCTGCGGAATAAGCGGACGATTCGGGTGATTGGGTTTGAGGTTGTATCTATGCGCGATCGCCTTTTTACAGAAATCGCCGTAAAGCCCACATGCTAAAGCATGTGGGCTAAGTACAGGACAAAAGCTTGCAAACACATCTAAGGGAAGGGTTTCATGAGAATTACTACATTCCGAGCATGAAACCCTTATGCATCAGGTTACTTTACTTCGAGATGCCTTGCGTCCCCACCTCACTTGGCATGGAGCTAGACTGAGTTTTCTGGCCGCTTTCCTGATCGCTCTGCTGCGAGTTAAAACCATCAACTTTGCTGAACTCGCCACAGCCTTCAGTAGCAATGCTCAAACTGATTCCCACTACAAACGACTCCAGCGGTTTTTTCGCCACTATGCCATCGATTATGCTGAGATCGCCCAGGCAGTGATGGCTCTGATGGCGATTCCGGAACCGTGGGTGCTCTCCCTCGACCGGACGCAGTGGCAATTTGGGGAGCACACCTTCAACATTCTGATGCTGGGTGTGGTGCATGAAGGTGTTGCCTTTCCTGTCGTCTGGTGCCTCCTCGACAAACCCGGCAATTCCAACACCGATGAACGCATCAAGTTGTTCAACCAGTTTCTAGAGCGCTTTGGAGAGCGATCGCTGGCCTGTTTGACTGCCGACCGAGAGTTCATCGGCCAAGACTGGTTCCGCTACTTGCTGCAAGAGCCACGAACTCCCTTCCGCATCCGCATCTGCCACAATCACATCTTGGGCAAGGGTCGTCAACGTCTGAAGGTCAGCAGCGTCTTTCAAGCACTTCAGCCTGGACAGCAACAGGTGCTCCGACACAAACGACGATTGTGGGGACATTGGCTCTACATCGCGGCGTTGCGCTTGGAAGATGGCACCCTGCTTGTGGTTGCAACTCAGAGTGCTCCTAAGTCTGCAATTACAGATTATGCCAAGCGCTGGGGGATTGAAACCCTGTTTGGCAGCTTCAAAAGCCGGGGGTTCTGCTTGGAATCGACCCATCTAAGCGATGGGGAGCGACTCAATAAACTGCTGGCGCTGCTTTCCTTAGCCCTTTGCTGGGTCTTTCTGACTGGGGAGTGGTTGCATCAGCTCAAGCCGTTGGTGGTGAAGAAGCATGGGCGCAGAGCCAAGAGTTTATTTCGCTATGGATTTGACTATCTGCGTAACATCGTCCTCAACTTGGAACAGAAAGGAGATCAGTTTTCCAAGGCTCTACAGTTTTTGTCCCGTACCTAGGCGGTGGGATATAAGGCGGTGAGCCGGAGACGAACAACTATCTTGAGCGCTGAGAATCAATGTATCGACGAATAGTATCCCCAGAAACACAACCAGCCGTAGAAACAAAATAACTACGAGTCCAAAGGCTAGGTAGCTTGGTTTTTAGCCAAGGAAACTCTTGCCTCAGTTCATGAGAAGTAAACCCCTTGATGCGCTGAATGATTTGATTTGGAGCCAGGGTTGGCAAGCAATTAATGAATAGGTGAACGTAGTCTTTGTCAGTTTCTAGGGCAAGAATTTCGCAATCGATTGCACTAGCAGCCTGAGCTATCAATTCTTTTAAGCGCTGGTCTAGAACGCCTTCTAAGATAGGTCGCCTTAGATAGGTCGCCTTCTGCGGACGATCCAGACAAAGTGGTAATTCAATAAGCTCACGGATGTCTGGCAATTTCTGTACTTCTGAGCCACAGGTTTTAGTTGCTTATGGTCTACGGCTATGGTATCATAGACAGCATGAAGACATTGAAGTTTAAGCTCTATCAGCACAAGCGAAACCGCCATCTAAAGCGGACCATTAATGCTGCCGGAGTCATCTACAACCACTGCATTGCTCTCCACAAACGCTACTACCGGATGTGGAGTAAGCACTTGAGTTGTGCAAAACTTCAATCTCATATTTCTAAGCTACGGAAACGCAAACCTTTCTGGCAATTGGTTGGCTCTCAAGCTGTGCAGGATGTGTGCCAACGCATTGAGAAAGCATATCAACTGTTCTTTAAGCATCACAAAAAAGGAGGCAGGCCACCTGGTTTTAAGAAGGTGAGACGATACAAGTCGTTCACCCTGAAACAGGCAGGGTACAAATTCCTGGGGGGTAATCGCGTCAAGATTGGAGAGCGGATTTATCAGTATTGGAACTCCAGAGAGGTCGAGGGCAAAGTCAAGACTCTGACCATCAAGCGCACTGCGTTAGGGGAGTTGTTTATGGTGGTTGTGGTTGAGACTGAATCTGAGCCAGAAGCAAAGTCCGAGCCGAGTAGAATCGCTGGATTTGACTTCGGGCTGAAGTCGTTTCTCACTGGCTCTGAAGGCTTCAGTATTGAGTCTCCGCAGTTCTTCAAGCAGTCACTTGCTGCCATCCAAAAAGCCAGTCGTCACCATTCCCGTAAATGCAAAGGCTCTCACGGTCGCGAAAAGGCTCGGTTGAACCTCGTTCGCAAGCATGAGGACATTGCCAATCGCAGACGGGACTGGTTCTGGAAGTTGGCACACAAGCTGACTGAACAATTCGATGTGCTGTACTTCGAGACACTGAACCTGAAGGGAATGCAGCGTCTCTGGGGTCGAAAGGTGAGTGATTTAGGGTTCCGTGAATTTCTGCAAATTCTCGAATGGGTCGCCACTAAAAAGGGTAAGCACGTCGCCTACATTGATCGTTGGTTCCCCAGTTCTAAGGCTTGCTCAAAATGTGGGCACGTTTTGGAATCCCTGGAGCTATCAACCAGACAATGGCGCTGCCCCTCTTGTCAGTCAGTGAATGAGCGAGATAGCAACGCCGCTGTGAATATCAAACAGGTTGGGATCTCAACCTGGGGATTAGGAGATGTCAGTCAGGCTCAGCCTGCAATCTTTGCCTGAGTCCCGAATCCCACGCGCTTTAGCCGTGGGAGTGGATCAAGCATTGCTCACCTGATTACCGCAGCAGTAGTCAAAGGAGAGAGTGGCCGACAGGCATAGTGCAGTAAACCTAAGAGAGCGGTAAACCTAAGAGAGAAGAGAGAAACTGTGGGGTGGAGCTATGTTGAAAATTGATGGTTCCTACGGTGAGGGAGGCGGCCAAATCCTCCGCACCAGCTTGAGTTTGGCGGCAATCACAGGGCAACCAATCCGGATCGATCGCATCCGTGCGGGGCGCAAGAAACCAGGATTAGCGATTCAACACCTCACCGCTGTTCGAGCCGCAGCCAAGATATGTCGAGCCGAGCTGACAGGAGATGCAGTTGGCTCCACGACGCTAGAATTTAAGCCCACCATTTCGCCACAACCAGGTCAGTACAAATTTGACGTAGCAGAAACCACTCGCGCAGGCTCGGCTGGAGCCATTATGTTGATTTTGCAAACGATTCTGCTGCCTTTGGCGCTCAGTTCCGGCAACTCCCACGTTACGCTTCGAGGCGGCACTCATGTTCCTTGGAGTCCTCCTGCCACCTACATCGAACAAGTCTACTTGCCAATGGTGCAGCAGATGGGGGTGCAAGCGGAGATGCAACTGCAAGCTTGGGGTTGGTATCCTCAGGGAAACGGCGAGGTAGCTCTAGAAATTACGGAGAGCCAAACGCCACTACAAGGCATGGAAGTATTAGAGCGAGGAAAACTGAAGCAGGTGCAGGGGTTGGCTGTAGTGACAGAGTTGCCCGCACATATCCCGCAGCGGATGGCGAGCCGAGCTTATAACCTCTTGCAGCAAGCTCAATTGCGAGCCGATGTGCAACCCCGACGGGCGCGAGGCATTGCTCCTGGGGCGGGGATGTTTCTCACGGCAGAATATCAGTACAGCCGCGCCGGGTTTAGTGGAATTGGCAAAGTGGGTTTGGCGGCAGAAAAAGTCGCAGAAATGGCCGTACAGGAGTTTCTAGCGTTTCAGGCGACAGGGGCACCGATCGATGTGCATTTGGCGGATCAGTTGTTGTTGCCTGCGGCTCTAGCGGCGGAACCAAGCCAATATCGAGTCGCAGAGGTGAGCTTGCACCTGAAGACTAACGCCTGGGTAATTGAGCAGTTTGGTTTGGCTAAGGTGGCGATCGCGCCTGACACTCAAGTTGTGACCATTACACCCAATCGTTAGCCAAGTTTGAACCATTTCTCCCCGCAGACTGAAGTAGGTTCTACTGCCCTGCCTACCATTCAAGGTAAAGGATGCGCGAGAAAGCAAGAGATTTTATGAATTATCTAGTGGCGGTTTTACCAGATCGGAACCAGGCAGAGGCAGCTTA is a genomic window containing:
- the rtcA gene encoding RNA 3'-phosphate cyclase; amino-acid sequence: MLKIDGSYGEGGGQILRTSLSLAAITGQPIRIDRIRAGRKKPGLAIQHLTAVRAAAKICRAELTGDAVGSTTLEFKPTISPQPGQYKFDVAETTRAGSAGAIMLILQTILLPLALSSGNSHVTLRGGTHVPWSPPATYIEQVYLPMVQQMGVQAEMQLQAWGWYPQGNGEVALEITESQTPLQGMEVLERGKLKQVQGLAVVTELPAHIPQRMASRAYNLLQQAQLRADVQPRRARGIAPGAGMFLTAEYQYSRAGFSGIGKVGLAAEKVAEMAVQEFLAFQATGAPIDVHLADQLLLPAALAAEPSQYRVAEVSLHLKTNAWVIEQFGLAKVAIAPDTQVVTITPNR
- a CDS encoding HAD family hydrolase encodes the protein MALKGVILDVDGTLVLSNDAHAQAWVEAFAASGYEVPFEKVRPLIGMGGDQIIPQMVSDLNNKEGVGKEISTRRKELILNKFGKQLDSANGSRDLVLKMQEQGLHLIIATSATKEELKILLKVAQVDDLLHEATASGDAEHSKPAPDIVEVALAKSQMAPEEVVMIGDTPYDIEAAGKAGVGVIAVRSGGFSDEQLVDAIAIYNDPADLLAHYDNSPLAQAA
- a CDS encoding transposase codes for the protein MKTLKFKLYQHKRNRHLKRTINAAGVIYNHCIALHKRYYRMWSKHLSCAKLQSHISKLRKRKPFWQLVGSQAVQDVCQRIEKAYQLFFKHHKKGGRPPGFKKVRRYKSFTLKQAGYKFLGGNRVKIGERIYQYWNSREVEGKVKTLTIKRTALGELFMVVVVETESEPEAKSEPSRIAGFDFGLKSFLTGSEGFSIESPQFFKQSLAAIQKASRHHSRKCKGSHGREKARLNLVRKHEDIANRRRDWFWKLAHKLTEQFDVLYFETLNLKGMQRLWGRKVSDLGFREFLQILEWVATKKGKHVAYIDRWFPSSKACSKCGHVLESLELSTRQWRCPSCQSVNERDSNAAVNIKQVGISTWGLGDVSQAQPAIFA
- a CDS encoding IS4 family transposase yields the protein MHQVTLLRDALRPHLTWHGARLSFLAAFLIALLRVKTINFAELATAFSSNAQTDSHYKRLQRFFRHYAIDYAEIAQAVMALMAIPEPWVLSLDRTQWQFGEHTFNILMLGVVHEGVAFPVVWCLLDKPGNSNTDERIKLFNQFLERFGERSLACLTADREFIGQDWFRYLLQEPRTPFRIRICHNHILGKGRQRLKVSSVFQALQPGQQQVLRHKRRLWGHWLYIAALRLEDGTLLVVATQSAPKSAITDYAKRWGIETLFGSFKSRGFCLESTHLSDGERLNKLLALLSLALCWVFLTGEWLHQLKPLVVKKHGRRAKSLFRYGFDYLRNIVLNLEQKGDQFSKALQFLSRT